One stretch of Terriglobia bacterium DNA includes these proteins:
- a CDS encoding BON domain-containing protein has product MKTKFLPLGVAVLMIVGLSVACSSNNKNAGVDKDQVKNQLQQAGLNDVKVDVDNDKKVVTLQGDVQSDDQKNQAERIAQSAAPAYVVSNEIGVRPDNAENQAGKVDSNLDDGIKSNWKALEAKNNWGNQHINADVKNGVLTLKGDVDTMAQRTEIEKAAAKIPNVTQVVNELDVKSAKHNKKSNAQTASE; this is encoded by the coding sequence ATGAAAACCAAGTTTCTGCCGCTCGGAGTAGCCGTTCTGATGATTGTGGGCCTGAGCGTTGCTTGCAGCAGTAACAACAAGAACGCCGGCGTTGACAAGGATCAGGTCAAGAACCAACTGCAGCAAGCAGGCCTGAACGACGTCAAGGTGGACGTGGACAATGACAAGAAAGTCGTGACCCTGCAGGGCGACGTGCAGAGCGACGACCAGAAGAACCAGGCCGAGCGGATCGCCCAGTCGGCAGCTCCGGCCTATGTTGTTTCCAACGAAATCGGCGTCCGCCCTGACAACGCGGAAAACCAGGCCGGCAAAGTCGACTCGAACCTCGACGACGGGATTAAGAGTAACTGGAAAGCCCTGGAAGCCAAGAATAACTGGGGCAACCAGCACATCAACGCCGACGTGAAGAACGGCGTGCTAACGCTGAAGGGTGACGTCGACACGATGGCCCAGCGAACCGAAATCGAGAAGGCCGCGGCGAAGATCCCGAACGTCACGCAGGTTGTAAACGAGCTCGACGTAAAGTCGGCAAAGCACAACAAGAAGAGCAACGCTCAGACGGCCAGCGAGTAA
- the larC gene encoding nickel pincer cofactor biosynthesis protein LarC has protein sequence MRIAYLNCFSGISGDMFAGALVDAGVSPGLLRQAVQALNVGAELEITRTLRNGIAATKVDVIVNGEKDLPREEFWEKQHGHSHEHVHHHTDNESHGHAHSHDQTHPHRHEHRSLKEIRQIISAAPIAESAKTLAVKMFETLGVAEAKVHDKDLASIHFHEVGSVDAIVDIVCAAVGAESLGVDEWRCSALNVGGGVVHCGHGTLPVPAPAVVEMLRDVPVYSSGVQKELVTPTGAAIVQTLVKSFGDFPAMKIQASGLGAGARDLPGQPNVLRLTIGEAVARSVESSESEHSVTVLEATIDDMTPQVFGYVLEKLLQNGALDAFGLPVQMKKNRPGMLLTVLARNEDAQHLADLIFAETTTIGLRTRREQRITLPREWVPVETRWGTVRIKLAQLHGEETNAAPEFEDCRRLAEEHRVPLKLVMQDAMRAYLEQKEAAGMNESGTR, from the coding sequence ATGCGCATTGCTTACCTTAATTGTTTCAGTGGGATCAGCGGCGACATGTTTGCCGGCGCGTTGGTGGACGCCGGAGTGTCGCCGGGTTTGCTGCGCCAGGCGGTTCAAGCACTGAACGTGGGAGCCGAATTGGAGATCACGCGAACCCTGCGCAACGGGATCGCCGCAACGAAGGTCGATGTCATCGTGAACGGCGAGAAGGATTTGCCGCGCGAAGAGTTCTGGGAAAAACAGCACGGACATTCGCACGAGCACGTGCATCATCACACGGATAACGAATCACATGGTCACGCGCACTCGCATGATCAGACTCATCCGCACCGCCATGAGCACCGATCGTTGAAAGAGATCAGGCAGATCATCTCGGCGGCACCGATTGCGGAGAGCGCGAAGACGCTTGCGGTCAAGATGTTTGAAACCCTCGGCGTGGCTGAAGCAAAAGTCCACGACAAAGATCTCGCGAGCATTCACTTTCACGAAGTCGGTTCCGTCGATGCGATCGTCGACATCGTTTGCGCGGCGGTAGGGGCGGAGTCGCTCGGCGTCGACGAGTGGCGATGCTCCGCTCTGAACGTCGGAGGCGGCGTGGTGCACTGCGGGCACGGCACGCTGCCCGTGCCTGCGCCCGCCGTGGTGGAGATGTTGCGCGACGTTCCGGTGTACTCGTCGGGCGTGCAGAAAGAACTCGTTACCCCAACGGGCGCGGCGATTGTGCAAACCCTGGTGAAAAGCTTCGGCGACTTCCCTGCCATGAAGATCCAGGCGTCGGGCTTGGGTGCGGGCGCACGCGATCTGCCGGGACAGCCTAACGTGCTGAGGCTGACGATTGGCGAAGCGGTCGCACGATCGGTGGAGAGTTCTGAGAGCGAGCACTCCGTCACAGTTCTCGAAGCGACAATCGACGACATGACGCCGCAGGTCTTCGGATATGTATTAGAAAAGCTGCTACAGAACGGTGCGCTCGACGCATTCGGCCTGCCGGTACAGATGAAGAAGAACCGTCCGGGAATGCTGTTGACCGTTCTTGCACGCAACGAAGACGCCCAGCATCTCGCCGATCTGATCTTCGCGGAGACAACCACCATTGGCCTTCGCACGAGACGCGAGCAACGGATCACGTTGCCTCGCGAGTGGGTTCCGGTGGAAACGCGCTGGGGAACGGTGCGCATCAAACTGGCGCAGTTGCACGGCGAGGAGACGAACGCCGCACCCGAATTTGAAGATTGCCGGAGGCTCGCGGAAGAGCATCGCGTCCCATTGAAACTGGTAATGCAGGATGCGATGCGGGCTTATCTGGAGCAGAAGGAAGCGGCCGGCATGAACGAATCAGGCACCCGGTAG
- a CDS encoding glycosyltransferase family 2 protein — MTKFSIVVPFHNEQESVTELYDRLKAVMEANGDSFELVFVDDGSSDQTYPLLQQIAGVDSRVVVVKLRRNFGQTSALAAGFDHAKGEFVIAMDGDLQHDPADIPLFLEKIDEGYDIVSGWRKDRVDNFILRRFPSRVANWLMAKLSGVDIHDFGTTYKAYRRDLLEQVPLYGEMHRFIPALASGYGASICEVPIKNVNRDRGASHYGISRTFRVFFDLITIRFLLRYLTRPLHFFGSVGMLGILTGSAIAAWMVVLKLFTHIHLIDEHGPLVISAAVLIVAGVQLLALGLLGELQVRHFHEPVSGVPYRVDKILRTEQESEIHED, encoded by the coding sequence GTGACCAAGTTTTCAATCGTAGTGCCCTTCCATAATGAGCAGGAGAGCGTAACCGAGCTTTACGACCGCCTCAAAGCCGTCATGGAAGCGAACGGTGACTCGTTCGAACTGGTGTTTGTCGACGACGGCAGCAGCGACCAGACGTATCCGCTGCTGCAGCAGATCGCCGGTGTCGATAGTCGCGTTGTGGTAGTGAAGTTGCGGCGTAATTTCGGACAGACCTCGGCGCTGGCGGCAGGTTTTGACCACGCTAAAGGCGAGTTCGTCATTGCCATGGACGGCGACCTGCAGCACGATCCAGCCGATATACCGCTCTTCCTGGAGAAGATTGACGAAGGGTATGACATCGTCAGCGGATGGCGTAAAGATCGCGTCGACAATTTCATCCTGCGGCGCTTCCCATCACGCGTGGCCAACTGGCTGATGGCCAAGCTGAGCGGCGTAGATATCCACGACTTCGGAACGACCTACAAAGCATATCGCCGCGACCTGCTGGAGCAGGTGCCGCTCTACGGCGAGATGCATCGGTTCATCCCGGCGCTGGCGTCGGGCTACGGCGCGAGCATCTGCGAAGTGCCCATCAAGAACGTGAATCGCGACCGCGGTGCCAGCCATTACGGGATTTCGCGGACGTTCCGCGTGTTCTTCGACCTGATCACGATCCGATTCCTGCTGCGGTACCTGACACGCCCGCTGCACTTCTTTGGAAGCGTGGGAATGCTCGGCATCCTGACGGGCTCGGCAATTGCGGCATGGATGGTCGTCCTGAAGCTGTTTACACACATCCATCTGATCGATGAGCATGGGCCGCTCGTGATCTCGGCCGCAGTGCTGATTGTTGCGGGCGTGCAGTTGCTCGCGTTGGGACTGTTGGGCGAACTCCAGGTACGGCATTTCCACGAGCCGGTCTCCGGAGTTCCTTATCGAGTTGACAAGATCCTGCGCACCGAGCAGGAGAGCGAGATTCACGAAGACTGA
- a CDS encoding LuxR C-terminal-related transcriptional regulator produces MHAQAASSPTVCLLSSDPITISECQGVLYLANYSLRVKRMDAGAESGDLPLADIYAIEVRPSAEATQAIVVRILSRDPHARVLMIGDTFDETTAFPLLTMGVKGMLRRGEVRADLARALSAVHQNGFWVPRQLLSKFVGSVLSSTRRMLYALGSAELTESQAKLLNCLMSTESDADIAQTLGISEPELKSEISQLMKKFNVRRRWDLVLLAHQASSPQGLSRSA; encoded by the coding sequence ATGCACGCGCAAGCTGCGTCGTCTCCCACTGTTTGCCTGCTTTCTTCCGACCCGATCACGATTTCGGAATGCCAGGGCGTGCTCTACCTGGCTAATTACAGTCTGCGGGTCAAGCGCATGGACGCTGGCGCCGAATCTGGCGATCTGCCTTTGGCGGATATTTACGCTATAGAGGTACGACCGTCGGCGGAAGCGACCCAAGCCATCGTTGTTCGCATCCTTTCGCGCGATCCGCACGCCCGCGTGCTGATGATCGGCGACACCTTCGACGAAACCACAGCTTTTCCGCTGCTGACCATGGGCGTTAAAGGTATGCTGCGCCGCGGCGAAGTCCGCGCCGACCTCGCGCGCGCCCTCAGTGCCGTTCATCAGAATGGCTTCTGGGTCCCCCGGCAATTGCTGTCGAAATTCGTCGGAAGCGTGTTGTCATCAACGCGCCGCATGCTCTACGCGCTGGGTTCGGCCGAACTCACCGAATCGCAGGCGAAGCTGCTCAATTGCCTTATGTCTACTGAGTCCGACGCCGACATCGCGCAGACACTCGGAATTTCGGAGCCAGAACTGAAGTCGGAAATCTCCCAGTTGATGAAGAAATTCAACGTGAGGCGTCGCTGGGATCTTGTGCTATTGGCGCACCAGGCATCGTCGCCGCAAGGCCTGTCTCGAAGCGCATAG
- a CDS encoding PilZ domain-containing protein — protein sequence MAYPLQIVGYDESGRRFSESTFTQFIMRDGITLVTTRRLVPGNVLEIRRSNEKLCSGQVVGQTGIAKSGNVYAVRVPGNPVMLWGINFPELPEDARLALTCVLVCKGCKTQSVVPLTGVEYEMLTTSERVHRRCDGCGEVSVWKRVPNPSNGESKDAAGQKTEGKNRRRYSRVSVKLWGYIVEGGNEDSVPIVDMSRDGIRFRSSQKYEPEQVVQVAVAYMAGTANIFVPGRVVWRSGEGSAQYEYGLRFMSRSPIM from the coding sequence ATGGCCTATCCACTGCAGATTGTTGGGTACGACGAGAGCGGCCGACGTTTCTCCGAATCGACATTTACGCAGTTCATCATGCGCGACGGAATCACCCTCGTGACCACACGACGGTTGGTGCCGGGCAATGTGCTGGAGATCAGGCGATCGAACGAGAAGCTGTGTTCGGGGCAGGTGGTTGGGCAGACAGGAATAGCAAAGTCTGGGAACGTCTACGCGGTAAGAGTGCCGGGAAATCCGGTAATGCTGTGGGGAATCAATTTCCCAGAATTACCCGAAGACGCCCGGCTGGCTCTGACCTGCGTGTTGGTTTGCAAGGGCTGCAAGACGCAAAGTGTAGTGCCGCTGACGGGGGTTGAGTACGAGATGCTTACGACCAGTGAGCGCGTTCACCGGCGTTGCGATGGTTGTGGCGAAGTTTCGGTCTGGAAGCGCGTGCCAAACCCGTCCAATGGGGAGTCGAAGGATGCGGCGGGACAGAAGACAGAAGGGAAGAATCGGCGGCGTTATTCGCGAGTCTCGGTGAAGCTCTGGGGATACATTGTGGAGGGTGGCAACGAAGACTCAGTCCCGATTGTAGATATGTCGCGCGATGGCATCCGTTTCCGCAGTTCGCAAAAATATGAACCGGAGCAGGTGGTTCAGGTTGCTGTAGCGTACATGGCAGGTACAGCCAATATCTTCGTTCCCGGGCGGGTCGTGTGGCGTTCAGGTGAGGGGAGCGCGCAGTACGAATATGGGCTGCGTTTCATGAGTCGCTCGCCAATTATGTAA
- a CDS encoding leucyl aminopeptidase, whose amino-acid sequence MKIVLSSTAPSAIETDCLVLPVLDKGDKDPVAEIQSSDAAVRKAADELIASKEVTGKLFETVLLHKPQGLKAQRVLFVGGGKTKNYSSYEVRKLAGAAVRFLKGKNIRSFVFVAPETWAGKAEPNTFAALTIERAGLDEAVKAIAEGAVAADFDPDYYKKDRKDQKMETLTVLVPSSADSKAQQRSVEVGQIVAECQNFTRDLVNEPGNRMTPTMLADRAKKMCDEVCLNCEIYGADKLKELKMGAFWSVAQGSDEEPRLIIMKYDPAGAPSDRVLGLVGKGITFDTGGISIKPAENMEKMKYDMAGGAAMIGTMRAIALLKPKVKVIGIVCATENMPSGKAQKPGDVQIAMNGKSIEVINTDAEGRLVLADGLHYAKQLGATHLVDAATLTGAVVVALGSVAAGVFCNDETYYQEFAGALKKSGEKMWRLPVDSDYTELIKSEIADVKNTGGRWGGAITAAMFLKEFVEDTPWIHLDIAGTAWIENKQPWIAVGPSGLPVRTLVEFAMNFGQGLTSATGEPERKSH is encoded by the coding sequence ATGAAGATTGTTCTCTCCAGTACTGCGCCTTCTGCGATTGAAACCGATTGCCTTGTTCTTCCCGTGCTCGACAAAGGCGACAAAGACCCTGTTGCCGAAATCCAATCGTCTGACGCTGCCGTGCGCAAAGCGGCCGACGAGTTGATCGCGTCGAAGGAAGTCACCGGAAAGCTGTTCGAAACCGTGCTGCTGCACAAGCCACAAGGACTGAAGGCCCAGCGCGTGCTTTTCGTCGGCGGTGGCAAGACGAAGAATTATTCCTCCTACGAGGTTCGCAAGCTGGCCGGAGCCGCAGTGCGCTTCCTGAAGGGCAAGAACATCCGGTCATTCGTTTTCGTTGCGCCGGAGACTTGGGCTGGCAAAGCTGAGCCAAATACTTTCGCTGCCCTGACGATCGAGCGCGCAGGTCTGGATGAAGCAGTAAAGGCTATCGCCGAAGGTGCCGTTGCCGCCGACTTCGATCCCGACTACTACAAAAAAGACCGCAAGGACCAGAAGATGGAAACGCTGACCGTATTGGTCCCATCTTCTGCGGACTCGAAGGCGCAGCAGCGGTCAGTCGAAGTCGGCCAGATCGTCGCCGAATGCCAAAACTTCACACGCGACCTGGTGAACGAGCCCGGCAATCGCATGACCCCGACCATGCTCGCCGACCGCGCAAAGAAGATGTGCGATGAAGTCTGCCTGAACTGCGAAATTTACGGCGCCGACAAGCTCAAGGAGTTGAAGATGGGCGCCTTCTGGTCGGTGGCCCAGGGCTCGGACGAAGAGCCGCGCCTGATCATCATGAAATACGATCCTGCTGGCGCACCCTCTGATCGCGTGCTCGGCCTGGTCGGTAAGGGCATCACCTTCGATACCGGCGGAATCTCCATCAAGCCCGCGGAAAACATGGAGAAGATGAAGTACGACATGGCTGGCGGTGCCGCCATGATCGGCACCATGCGGGCCATCGCGCTACTGAAGCCAAAGGTAAAGGTGATCGGGATCGTCTGCGCTACCGAGAACATGCCGAGCGGAAAGGCGCAGAAGCCCGGCGACGTGCAGATCGCGATGAATGGTAAATCCATAGAGGTCATCAACACCGACGCCGAAGGCCGCCTGGTGCTCGCCGACGGCCTGCATTACGCGAAGCAGTTAGGCGCAACGCACCTCGTCGACGCCGCGACACTGACCGGAGCAGTTGTGGTCGCGCTGGGCTCGGTTGCGGCTGGCGTCTTCTGCAATGACGAAACCTATTACCAGGAATTCGCGGGAGCGCTCAAGAAGTCTGGCGAAAAGATGTGGCGGTTGCCCGTCGATTCCGACTACACCGAGCTCATCAAGTCCGAAATCGCCGACGTGAAGAACACCGGCGGACGCTGGGGCGGCGCGATCACCGCAGCGATGTTTCTGAAGGAATTTGTCGAGGACACACCATGGATTCACCTCGACATAGCCGGCACGGCATGGATCGAGAACAAGCAGCCTTGGATCGCCGTGGGACCGAGCGGCCTGCCGGTGCGGACCTTAGTTGAGTTCGCTATGAACTTTGGTCAGGGGCTCACAAGCGCGACAGGAGAGCCTGAGCGGAAGTCGCACTAA
- the metG gene encoding methionine--tRNA ligase: MTEKSGNKFYITTPIYYVNARPHIGHTYTTIVCDALARRHRLLGDDTFFLTGTDEHGQKIERSANAAGKSPQQFTDEVTAEFKSLWDRMGLTYDKFIRTTSAEHKRGVQKMFTVLQERGYIYKGSYSGQYCVYDELYVEGGPGTVCPDCGRVTETVQEENYFFKLSAMEEPLLQYYTEHPDFIRPETRRNEVISFVRGGLRDLSISRTTFKWGIPVPNDPGHVIYVWLDALCNYITALGYGSDDTSLFDRYWPADVHMIGKEIVRFHCVYWPAFLLAAGLPLPKSIVAHGWLLFEESKMSKSRGNIVRSQTILDTLGADALRYFLMREIVFGSDGSFSFDALVQRFNSDLANGLGNLASRTLSMITRYFKSEVPYPSAAASRTKADEAIAMLAGETIAEFHRQWEDFQFSRALETAWGLVSAVDKYIVETQPWAVAEKSDDESRSRLGTILYTAAEALRIVTALAHPVIPDSTAKIWAQLGLGDIKKAKLDKIAWGQLHVGTRLGKVEPVFPRADKSTIERMQQMEMERSAATVAASDDKKQPAGTGAEAGQAATQAAVGASAQNAPAAPATAPAPAPAMPASPADVKPMITIDDFAKIELRVAQVKFAEKVKGADKLLRLEIDLGYEQRQIVAGIAKAYDPEKLIGRKIVIVANLQPRKLRGLESNGMLLAASVGEEGQPVLAGFLEDVPVGAKLK, translated from the coding sequence ATGACAGAAAAAAGCGGGAACAAGTTTTACATCACTACCCCGATCTACTACGTAAACGCGCGACCCCACATCGGCCACACATACACAACGATTGTTTGCGATGCGCTGGCGCGGCGGCATCGCCTGTTGGGCGATGACACCTTCTTCCTCACCGGGACCGACGAGCACGGGCAGAAGATCGAGCGCTCGGCCAATGCCGCCGGAAAATCGCCGCAGCAGTTTACCGACGAAGTGACGGCCGAATTCAAGTCGCTGTGGGACCGCATGGGTCTCACCTACGACAAGTTCATTCGCACCACCAGCGCCGAACACAAGCGCGGCGTCCAGAAAATGTTCACCGTGCTGCAGGAGCGCGGATACATTTACAAGGGCTCTTACAGCGGCCAGTACTGCGTTTACGACGAACTCTATGTCGAAGGCGGCCCGGGCACGGTTTGCCCCGATTGCGGACGCGTGACCGAAACCGTGCAGGAGGAAAATTATTTCTTCAAACTCTCGGCCATGGAAGAGCCGCTGCTGCAGTACTACACCGAGCATCCGGACTTCATTCGTCCGGAGACCCGTCGCAACGAAGTGATCTCGTTCGTGCGCGGCGGCCTCCGCGATCTCTCCATCTCGCGCACCACATTCAAGTGGGGCATTCCGGTTCCCAACGATCCCGGGCACGTCATTTACGTATGGCTCGACGCGCTCTGCAATTACATTACGGCGCTGGGCTACGGCTCTGACGACACTTCCCTGTTCGATCGCTACTGGCCTGCCGACGTGCACATGATCGGCAAGGAGATCGTGCGCTTCCATTGCGTTTACTGGCCGGCATTTCTGCTGGCCGCAGGGCTACCGCTACCTAAGTCGATTGTTGCGCATGGCTGGCTGCTCTTTGAAGAAAGCAAGATGTCGAAATCGCGAGGCAACATCGTGCGCAGCCAGACCATTCTCGACACGCTCGGCGCCGACGCGCTGCGGTATTTCCTGATGCGCGAAATCGTCTTCGGGTCGGACGGGTCGTTCTCGTTCGACGCCCTCGTGCAGCGCTTCAACAGCGATCTGGCGAACGGACTTGGCAATCTTGCCAGCCGCACGCTCTCGATGATCACGCGATACTTCAAGAGCGAAGTTCCGTATCCGTCAGCGGCGGCTTCGCGAACGAAGGCGGACGAAGCGATTGCGATGCTTGCGGGAGAGACGATCGCGGAATTCCATCGTCAGTGGGAGGACTTCCAGTTCTCGCGTGCCCTGGAGACCGCGTGGGGACTGGTGAGCGCCGTCGACAAATACATTGTCGAGACGCAGCCATGGGCGGTCGCGGAGAAAAGCGACGACGAGAGCCGCTCTCGGCTGGGAACAATTTTGTATACCGCCGCCGAAGCGCTACGGATTGTAACCGCGCTCGCGCACCCGGTCATTCCGGACTCGACGGCGAAGATCTGGGCGCAGTTGGGCCTCGGCGATATTAAAAAGGCCAAGCTCGACAAAATCGCCTGGGGACAGTTGCACGTCGGCACCAGGTTGGGAAAGGTCGAGCCTGTTTTCCCGCGCGCCGACAAGAGCACCATTGAAAGGATGCAACAGATGGAAATGGAACGTAGCGCCGCGACCGTCGCGGCGTCCGACGACAAGAAACAGCCTGCCGGAACCGGCGCCGAAGCCGGCCAGGCAGCGACACAGGCCGCGGTTGGAGCATCGGCACAGAACGCTCCCGCGGCTCCGGCCACAGCGCCTGCTCCCGCGCCAGCCATGCCGGCATCTCCTGCCGACGTCAAGCCAATGATCACCATCGACGACTTCGCGAAGATCGAATTGCGCGTCGCCCAGGTGAAGTTCGCCGAAAAGGTGAAGGGTGCCGATAAATTGCTCCGCCTTGAGATCGATCTCGGATACGAGCAACGCCAGATTGTCGCCGGCATCGCGAAAGCTTACGATCCCGAGAAATTGATCGGGCGCAAGATCGTCATAGTCGCCAACCTCCAGCCGCGCAAGCTGCGCGGGCTCGAATCGAATGGCATGTTGCTCGCGGCCAGCGTCGGTGAAGAGGGCCAACCGGTGCTCGCCGGATTCCTCGAAGACGTTCCGGTCGGAGCGAAATTGAAATAG
- the argS gene encoding arginine--tRNA ligase has protein sequence MYRLLQRRLISHIRAFLREKYQVELANIVVEQPPKVEMGEYALPFSFELAKKLRKAPRKIADEIVASIPALEGFQPFEVAGAGYINAKVDRAALAAELVTGREHPVPFEHPGKILVEHTSINPNKAAHIGHLRNSILGDTFVLLLRAAGREVDVQNYIDNTGVQVADVVVGFIHIEKKSKAEIAALIASDPKFDFYCWDLYARVSQWYKQEEANERTRGEALHAIEKGGNEYAEIAELISTAVLRRHLETMDRLKIEYDFLPRESEILHLHFWAKAFEQLKGKGVLYFETEGKNKGCWVMTRAGREKSTEGPDEEAKVIVRSNGTVGYVGKDIAYHMWKFGVLGMDFGYKRFFEYPNHKQAWISVDPDRGETDHPHFGGVAEIYNVIDTRQADPQETVKEAIRLLGYEDQAAHYTHFSYEMVALTPRCAMELGYEVSAEDQGKSYIEVSGRKGFGVKADDLMDKLIEKALAEVDSRHPELEEAERRNIAKQIAMGALRYFMLKFTRPTVIAFDLKDALAFEGETGPYAQYAIVRASNIFRKGNTTPEEVLSKGADFKRFFEDETGTEIWQLWLLASQTSYVIDQCIAQAEPAYLAKHAFQMAQQFNNFYHRHHILHEPDDARKHFLMATATVVRRELIRVLAVMGVEAPPVM, from the coding sequence GTGTATCGTCTTCTTCAGCGTCGCCTAATCAGCCATATCCGCGCCTTCCTCCGCGAAAAATACCAGGTCGAACTCGCAAATATCGTGGTCGAACAGCCACCCAAGGTCGAAATGGGTGAATACGCCCTGCCGTTTTCCTTCGAGTTGGCGAAAAAACTCCGAAAGGCTCCGCGAAAAATCGCCGACGAGATCGTCGCCTCCATCCCGGCGCTCGAAGGCTTCCAACCGTTCGAGGTCGCCGGTGCCGGATACATTAATGCCAAGGTGGACCGTGCCGCACTGGCCGCAGAACTTGTCACCGGCCGCGAGCATCCGGTTCCGTTCGAGCATCCCGGCAAAATCCTGGTCGAGCACACCTCGATCAATCCGAACAAGGCCGCGCACATCGGCCACCTGCGCAACTCCATTCTCGGCGACACATTCGTCCTTCTGCTGCGCGCCGCCGGGCGCGAGGTCGATGTCCAGAACTACATCGACAACACTGGCGTCCAGGTCGCCGACGTCGTCGTGGGATTCATTCACATCGAGAAGAAGTCGAAAGCGGAGATCGCCGCGCTCATTGCTTCCGATCCCAAATTTGATTTCTACTGTTGGGACCTCTACGCTCGCGTCTCGCAGTGGTACAAGCAGGAAGAAGCCAACGAACGCACTCGCGGCGAAGCCCTTCACGCCATCGAGAAGGGCGGCAACGAATACGCCGAGATCGCCGAACTGATCTCGACCGCCGTTCTGCGCCGCCATCTCGAGACGATGGACCGGCTCAAGATCGAGTACGACTTCCTGCCGCGCGAAAGCGAGATCCTTCACTTGCACTTCTGGGCGAAAGCGTTCGAGCAGCTCAAAGGCAAAGGCGTCCTGTACTTCGAGACTGAAGGGAAGAACAAGGGTTGCTGGGTGATGACACGCGCCGGCCGGGAGAAGTCAACCGAAGGTCCCGACGAAGAAGCCAAGGTCATCGTGCGCTCCAACGGCACCGTCGGCTATGTCGGCAAAGACATCGCGTATCACATGTGGAAGTTCGGCGTGCTTGGAATGGATTTTGGGTACAAGCGGTTCTTCGAATATCCGAACCACAAGCAGGCGTGGATTTCCGTCGACCCCGATCGCGGCGAGACCGATCATCCGCACTTCGGCGGCGTCGCCGAAATTTACAACGTGATCGACACCCGCCAGGCAGACCCGCAGGAGACGGTGAAAGAGGCCATTCGCCTGCTCGGGTACGAAGACCAGGCCGCGCACTACACGCACTTCTCCTACGAGATGGTCGCGCTTACGCCACGTTGCGCGATGGAACTTGGCTACGAGGTCAGTGCCGAAGATCAGGGCAAGTCTTACATCGAGGTCAGCGGACGCAAGGGGTTCGGCGTGAAGGCCGACGACCTGATGGACAAGCTGATCGAGAAGGCGCTTGCCGAGGTCGATTCGCGGCATCCTGAACTTGAAGAAGCTGAGCGCCGCAATATCGCCAAGCAGATTGCGATGGGCGCCCTGCGCTATTTCATGCTTAAGTTCACACGACCCACCGTCATCGCCTTCGATCTGAAGGACGCGCTTGCGTTTGAAGGCGAAACCGGTCCTTATGCGCAGTACGCAATTGTTCGCGCCAGCAACATCTTTCGGAAAGGAAACACTACGCCGGAAGAAGTTCTGTCGAAGGGCGCCGATTTCAAGCGCTTCTTTGAGGACGAGACTGGCACGGAGATCTGGCAGCTATGGTTGCTGGCGTCGCAGACGTCGTACGTCATCGACCAGTGCATCGCACAGGCCGAACCTGCCTATCTCGCGAAGCACGCGTTCCAGATGGCGCAGCAGTTCAACAATTTCTACCATCGGCACCACATCCTTCACGAGCCCGACGATGCCCGGAAGCACTTCCTCATGGCAACGGCAACGGTTGTTCGACGGGAACTCATTCGCGTGCTCGCCGTGATGGGAGTGGAAGCGCCACCAGTGATGTAG
- the tatA gene encoding twin-arginine translocase TatA/TatE family subunit produces the protein MFEGLFQPMHLLVIMIIALFIFGPKKLPELGKGLGEGIRSFREGMNSDTKPDQK, from the coding sequence ATGTTCGAAGGTCTGTTCCAACCGATGCACCTGCTGGTCATCATGATCATCGCGCTGTTCATCTTTGGCCCCAAGAAACTGCCCGAACTGGGCAAGGGGCTCGGTGAAGGCATCCGCTCCTTCCGCGAAGGAATGAACAGCGACACGAAACCCGACCAGAAATAA